In the genome of Candidatus Hydrogenedens sp., the window CCAAAGAAAGGTTTAGTGAAGTACAGAAATGTAATTTAAAAATATAAAAGGTGTTTGTTTAAAATTGGATTTTATATTTCATTAAAAAACCGAAATATTTTCAAATTTTGTTGGTATATAATAGTAGTAGATACGCAAATAAAAAGGAGAATGTCCTGTGTTTATTTCACCATTTGATACATTACGAGTGCTACCTCGAAAACTGATGATGGAAGTATGGCGTCGTCTAAATACTGGTTTAAATGAAGATGAACCATGGGAGCCTCTTGCCGATGTTTATGAAACAAATACAGATTATTATGTTTTTATAGAATTGCCGGGAGTAAAGAAGGAAGATATTGTATTGACGATTGATAAAAATAAGTTGAGTGTACGCGGGAATAAGATGAAAAGAGTAAATGAAGATGATGAAAAAAAAGTATTTTG includes:
- a CDS encoding Hsp20/alpha crystallin family protein is translated as MFISPFDTLRVLPRKLMMEVWRRLNTGLNEDEPWEPLADVYETNTDYYVFIELPGVKKEDIVLTIDKNKLSVRGNKMKRVNEDDEKKVFCECLYGSFEKVVEFSDEIEEDKVNAEMQMGLLKITLPKKSVSVGKRIIVSGE